A single window of Uloborus diversus isolate 005 chromosome 5, Udiv.v.3.1, whole genome shotgun sequence DNA harbors:
- the LOC129223165 gene encoding sarcoplasmic reticulum histidine-rich calcium-binding protein-like, with the protein MSEDRDGSEASLPSGASDGKHQQRRKAASEIKQLKPILTNVYLRTSRSHQGVIAGESLLDKGKIPRESEERIRLQAAQGDLKKHSRATTDHFDESLPTAFQEESFDNQTEGNTASSHFSDTDKERLQISSNKNHKRRMDLTDSVGSDTEHRSAALSGVKVTRLRKKKSDGRAWGREPDESETSSDVQNKEKQTRTLRKNRDLYRSHQNLMDLRENHEDRTQETAEDIHHHHHFEHGSEEECGAEGEKHIPVFHAEKKVRKVEKDEKTVDDDEHESLNEDAKRDRRRSSIKYYNNCHRIHHRRHSKEHHDIKYVCSDCAKASIEGSERRKKNSESRGADIRKEERSYLSDDKEHNSSPEVQIRRTSSKQFLEVPSQQVVIKSRSNSEDKEKDIDEADVKPRHHHRHHHRHRRHHHHHHHHLKDESVLEDHHSHHKHRRYHHRKRSRYATDDFGNIPERKNLSDGEFRLGKESMYSSPDDHRSKSEMSTLPQNIIDDNEMVPLNSRKSKYTLDDESAHKDEDNEREDRKPDDSKQLKRKSHTEESLKNNTIENETEIGREDIEENIGEKEKDAASGKADNKIVHNAPQTKNKKSSPERKKKNASHSSLKTTPKKEKVQMPLKLTKSLSAIGQKSKEDQSSKNKSNSAKTEKNSELPKIKVSSVEEDIMTPEIVFPQDSNKSKTTKNDKSVKSQQILQVDKVSEKDKEMKITAEEEIEEDEVQSQSETERIDIGIAAEEAVKNEVQNIISMAESEFKKMMENVDENSDICSIHEDDSKIEGESLKPHVKFMQDEQQDILTCNEAEENRRNDVDHDMDEFSEPESTSEAETKFSADDSDDVQPEPDLVDLHLLTGEQQEAEKLGKR; encoded by the exons ATGTCTGAGGACAGGGATGGATCAGAAGCATCCCTTCCGTCCGGGGCATCAGATGGCAAACACCAGCAGAGGAGGAAAGCGGCCTCTGAGATTAAGCAGCTGAAACCCATCCTGACCAACGTGTACCTGAGGACATCCAGATCTCACCAGGGAGTGATTGCAGGCGAATCTTTGCTCGATAAAGGAAAGATTCCAAGAGAGAGTGAAGAAAGAATTCGGTTGCAAGCAGCGCAGGGTGATCTGAAGAAACATTCCCGTGCGACTACAGACCACTTTGATGAATCGCTTCCAACCGCTTTTCAG GAAGAGAGTTTTGACAATCAAACAGAAGGAAATACCGCTTCCAGTCACTTCAGTGACACCGACAAAGAACGTCTTCAGATATCTTCAAATAAGAATCACAAAAGAAGGATGGATTTAACAGACAGCGTCGGCAGTGATACTGAGCACCGAAGTGCTGCTCTGTCAGGTGTAAAAGTAACAAGACTACGGAAGAAAAAGTCTGATGGTAGAGCATGGGGAAGAGAGCCAGATGAAAGTGAAACAAGCAGTGACGTCCAGAACAAAGAGAAGCAAACCCGTACCTTAAGAA AAAATAGAGATTTGTACAGAAGTCATCAAAATTTGATGGATTTGAGAGAAAACCATGAAGACAGAACGCAGGAAACTGCCGAAGATATTCATCATCACCACCATTTTGAACATGGTTCTGAAGAAGAATGTGGAGCAGAAGGTGAAAAACATATTCCTGTCTTTCATGCAGAAAAGAAGGTTAGAAAAgtagaaaaagatgaaaaaacgGTTGATGATGATGAACATGAAAGTTTAAATGAAGATGCGAAGAGAGATCGTCGCAGAAGTTCAATTAAGTATTATAATAATTGTCATCGAATTCATCATAGAAGACATTCTAAAGAGCATCATGATATAAAGTATGTCTGCAGCGATTGCgcaaaagcaagtatagaagGATCTGAGAGAAGGAAAAAGAATTCTGAGTCACGTGGGGCAGACATACGTAAGGAAGAACGCTCTTATCTTTCAGATGACAAAGAACATAATAGTTCACCTGAAGTTCAAATACGGAGGACCAGTTCAAAACAGTTTCTAGAAGTTCCATCACAACAAGTAGTCATTAAAAGCAGGAGTAATAGCGAAGATAAAGAGAAAGACATTGATGAAGCTGATGTGAAACCACGACATCACCATCGTCATCACCATCGACACCGACGTCACCATCACCACCATCATCATCATCTAAAAGACGAAAGCGTTTTAGAAGATCATCATTCCCATCATAAACATAGAAGATACCATCACAGGAAAAGATCGCGTTATGCCACGGATGATTTCGGGAACATTCCAGAGCGTAAAAATTTGTCGGATGGTGAATTTCGTTTAGGAAAAGAAAGTATGTACTCGAGCCCAGACGATCATCGATCAAAGAGCGAGATGTCTACACTGCCACAAAACATAATTGATGATAACGAAATGGTTCCACTAAATTCCCGAAAGTCTAAATATACATTGGATGATGAAAGCGCACATAAAGATGAAGATAACGAAAGGGAAGATAGAAAACCTGATGATTCAAAACAGTTGAAAAGGAAGTCACACACAGAAGAATCtctaaaaaataatacaattgaaaATGAAACTGAGATTGGTAGAGAAGATATCGAGGAAAACataggagaaaaagaaaaagacgCTGCTTCAGGCAAAGCTGACAATAAAATTGTCCATAACGCACCTCAAACGAAGAATAAGAAAAGCTctccagaaagaaaaaagaaaaatgcttcacACAGCAGTTTGAAGACAACGCCCAAAAAGGAAAAAGTTCAAATGCCTTTAAAATTGACAAAGAGTCTTTCTGCTATTGGACAAAAATCGAAAGAAGATCAATCCtcaaaaaacaaaagtaattcagcaaaaaccgaaaaaaattcagaacttcCAAAAATTAAAGTGTCTTCAGTGGAAGAGGACATTATGACACCCGAAATCGTTTTTCCTCAGgattcaaacaaaagtaaaacCACTAAAAATGACAAAAGTGTCAAAAGTCAACAAATATTACAAGTTGATAAAGTAAGCGAGAAagacaaagaaatgaaaataactgcAGAAGAAGAAATAGAA GAAGACGAAGTGCAATCTCAATCTGAAACTGAAAGAATTGATATCGGAATAGCTGCGGAAGAAGCAGTGAAAAATGAAGTACAGAACATAATAAGCATGGCAGAGTCTGAATTTAAAAAGATGATGGAAAATGTTGATGAAAATTCGGACATATGTTCTATTCACGAAGATGATTCCAAAATTGAGGGTGAAAGTTTGAAGCCACATGTAAAGTTTATGCAAGATGAGCAACAGGATATCCTCACATGCAATGAAGCAGAGGAGAACAGAAGAAATGATGTTGATCATGATATGGATGAATTTTCTGAACCAGAATCGACGTCAGAAGCCGAAACTAAATTTAGTGCAGACGATAGCGATGATGTTCAACCTGAACCAGATTTAGTCGACTTACATCTACTAACAGGCGAACAACAGGAAGCAGAAAAATTG ggcaagagatga